One Amycolatopsis sp. NBC_00355 genomic window carries:
- a CDS encoding threonine ammonia-lyase gives MELVTISDIEAAAKRVEGVAVRTPLLLQTWDPRGSLWLKPESLQPIGAFKVRGAFNAIGTLDDATRARGVIAYSSGNHAQAVAYAARRYGVPAVIVVPDVAPRIKVEATRSYGAEVIEVPIGEHEAKAHELAAERGLTLVPPYDDAAIIAGQGTAGLEIAEDLPDVDVVLVPVSGGGLAAGVGTALKARCPRAKVIGVEPALAGDATEGLRLGRQVDWPMADRARTIADGLRAQPSELTFAHLTKVVDAMVTVTEDEIRDAVRTLAHKARLVAEPSGAVTTAAYLHHAAGLPTGRTVAIVSGGNVDPALFAEILA, from the coding sequence ATGGAACTGGTGACGATCTCTGACATCGAGGCCGCCGCGAAGCGCGTCGAAGGTGTCGCCGTACGCACGCCGCTGTTGCTCCAAACGTGGGACCCGCGCGGGTCCCTGTGGCTGAAACCCGAGAGCCTGCAACCGATCGGCGCGTTCAAGGTGCGCGGCGCGTTCAACGCGATCGGCACCCTCGACGACGCGACGCGCGCCCGCGGTGTCATCGCCTACTCGAGCGGAAACCACGCGCAAGCCGTCGCGTACGCCGCGCGGCGGTACGGCGTGCCCGCGGTGATCGTGGTGCCGGACGTCGCGCCGCGGATCAAGGTCGAGGCGACCCGCTCGTACGGCGCCGAGGTGATCGAGGTGCCCATCGGCGAACACGAGGCCAAAGCGCACGAACTGGCCGCCGAACGCGGGCTGACCCTCGTCCCGCCCTACGACGACGCGGCGATCATCGCCGGACAGGGCACCGCGGGCCTGGAGATCGCCGAAGACCTGCCGGACGTCGACGTCGTGCTGGTGCCGGTGAGCGGCGGCGGGCTCGCGGCCGGCGTGGGCACGGCGCTCAAGGCCCGCTGCCCGCGGGCGAAGGTCATCGGCGTCGAGCCCGCGCTGGCCGGCGACGCCACCGAGGGGCTGCGGCTGGGCCGTCAGGTCGACTGGCCGATGGCCGACCGCGCCCGCACGATCGCCGACGGCCTGCGCGCGCAGCCGTCCGAGCTGACCTTCGCGCACCTCACGAAGGTCGTCGACGCCATGGTGACGGTCACCGAGGACGAGATCCGCGACGCCGTCCGGACGCTTGCGCACAAGGCCCGCCTGGTCGCCGAGCCCAGCGGCGCGGTGACGACGGCGGCGTACCTGCACCACGCGGCCGGGCTGCCCACCGGCCGCACGGTGGCGATCGTCTCCGGCGGCAACGTCGACCCGGCGCTGTTCGCGGAGATCCTGGCCTGA
- a CDS encoding NAD(P)H-binding protein, which yields MIVVTGATGNIGRPLTEALAAAGQQVTAVSRHAAVVPDGVRHVVADLAEPAGLEPALAGAKALFLLLSGDLHAAGAHPADVLAQAAAAGVRRVVLLSTLGVATRPFGTTRVAMRALEDALRESGLDWTILRPGGFASNALWWAESVRARQVVAAPFGDIGVPVVDPADIAEVAAAGLLDDRHTGAVYELTGPAVITPRGQTAAIADALGSPVRFHELTRAEAKAGMARSMPGELADDTLDILGSPSPAELRVSPDVERVLGRAPRSFADWVARNIAAFR from the coding sequence ATGATCGTGGTGACCGGGGCTACCGGGAACATCGGCCGGCCGTTGACGGAGGCGCTGGCCGCGGCGGGTCAGCAGGTGACGGCGGTGTCACGGCACGCCGCGGTGGTGCCGGACGGCGTCCGCCACGTGGTGGCCGACCTGGCCGAGCCCGCCGGCCTGGAACCGGCGCTGGCCGGGGCGAAGGCGTTGTTCCTGCTGCTGTCCGGCGACCTGCACGCCGCCGGCGCCCACCCGGCCGACGTCCTCGCCCAGGCCGCAGCCGCCGGAGTCCGCCGGGTCGTGCTGCTGTCCACGCTGGGCGTGGCGACCAGGCCCTTCGGCACGACGCGGGTCGCGATGCGCGCCCTGGAGGACGCGCTGCGGGAGTCCGGTCTGGACTGGACCATTCTGCGGCCGGGCGGTTTCGCCTCCAACGCCTTGTGGTGGGCCGAATCCGTCCGCGCGCGGCAGGTCGTCGCCGCGCCCTTCGGCGACATCGGGGTGCCGGTCGTCGACCCGGCGGACATCGCCGAGGTCGCCGCGGCCGGTCTGCTGGACGACCGGCACACCGGCGCGGTGTACGAGCTGACCGGGCCGGCGGTGATCACGCCGCGCGGGCAGACGGCGGCCATCGCCGACGCGCTGGGCTCGCCGGTGCGGTTCCACGAGCTCACCCGCGCCGAAGCCAAGGCCGGCATGGCCCGGAGCATGCCGGGCGAGCTCGCCGACGACACCCTGGACATCCTCGGCTCCCCGAGCCCGGCCGAGCTGCGCGTCAGCCCGGACGTCGAGCGGGTGCTCGGCCGGGCCCCGCGCTCGTTCGCCGACTGGGTGGCCCGCAACATCGCGGCGTTCCGCTAA
- a CDS encoding MFS transporter: MTATEDTGIRWGTHAARGVLATTILGSGMAMLDGTIVNVALPRIGTELGASVAGLQWILDGYMLALAALILVAGSLGDRYGRRRMYVIGVVWFGVASGLCAAANSTEVLVATRILQGIGGALLTPGSLAILQSSFAHDARARAIGAWSGLGGIAAAAGPLLGGLLVQLWSWRLAFLINVPIAVAVVFMARKFVPESRDEEATGHPDFGAAALGAVGLAGITGALVEAPGRGIGDPIVLVAGVLGIAGLAAFVFVQHRSREPLVPPSLFRDRTFTLSNALTFAMYAALGGVLMLLVMQLQVSLGYSPTAAGLAGLPLTVIMLLLSGRSGALAQRIGPRTQLVVGPIVVGIGMLLMLRIAPGASYLGAVLPAVVVFGLGLATVVAPVTATVLAAAPDRYAGVASGVNNAIARSGGLLAVAVLPAAAGLTGEAYTDPVALTAGWRTALIICAVLAIAGGLIALGIHNGVLAPPTPAPPAADESPHLGECFHCGVEGPPTHVRGGVST, encoded by the coding sequence GTGACAGCCACCGAAGACACCGGGATCCGATGGGGGACGCACGCCGCGCGCGGCGTGCTCGCGACAACCATCCTCGGCTCCGGCATGGCGATGCTCGACGGCACGATCGTCAACGTCGCCCTGCCCCGCATCGGCACCGAGCTGGGCGCGTCCGTCGCCGGGCTGCAGTGGATCCTCGACGGCTACATGCTGGCGCTCGCCGCGCTGATCCTGGTCGCCGGCTCGCTCGGCGACCGGTACGGGCGGCGCCGCATGTACGTCATCGGCGTCGTCTGGTTCGGCGTCGCGTCCGGGCTCTGCGCCGCCGCGAACTCGACCGAGGTGCTCGTGGCGACGCGCATCCTGCAGGGCATCGGCGGCGCGCTCCTGACACCCGGGTCGCTGGCGATCCTCCAGTCGTCCTTCGCGCACGACGCGCGCGCCCGCGCGATCGGCGCCTGGTCCGGCCTCGGCGGCATCGCGGCCGCCGCCGGGCCGCTGCTCGGCGGGCTGCTCGTGCAGCTGTGGTCGTGGCGGCTGGCGTTCCTGATCAACGTGCCGATCGCGGTCGCCGTCGTGTTCATGGCGCGGAAGTTCGTGCCCGAGTCGCGGGACGAGGAAGCGACCGGGCACCCGGACTTCGGCGCCGCGGCGCTCGGCGCGGTCGGCCTCGCCGGGATCACCGGCGCGCTGGTGGAGGCGCCGGGACGCGGCATCGGCGACCCGATCGTGCTGGTCGCGGGCGTGCTGGGGATCGCGGGACTGGCGGCGTTCGTGTTCGTCCAGCACCGCTCGCGGGAGCCGCTGGTGCCGCCGTCGCTGTTCCGCGACCGGACGTTCACCCTGTCCAACGCGCTGACCTTCGCCATGTACGCGGCGCTCGGCGGCGTGCTGATGCTGCTGGTCATGCAGCTGCAGGTCTCGCTCGGCTACTCGCCGACCGCGGCCGGCCTGGCCGGGCTGCCGCTCACGGTGATCATGCTGCTGCTCTCGGGCCGCTCGGGCGCGCTCGCGCAGCGCATCGGCCCGCGGACGCAGCTGGTGGTCGGGCCGATCGTCGTCGGCATCGGGATGCTGCTGATGCTGCGCATCGCGCCCGGCGCGTCCTACCTCGGGGCCGTGCTGCCCGCGGTCGTCGTGTTCGGGCTGGGCCTGGCGACGGTCGTGGCCCCGGTGACCGCGACGGTGCTCGCCGCGGCCCCGGATCGCTACGCCGGCGTCGCGTCGGGTGTCAACAACGCGATCGCCCGCTCCGGCGGTCTGCTGGCGGTGGCGGTGCTGCCCGCCGCGGCCGGGCTGACCGGCGAGGCGTACACCGACCCGGTCGCGCTGACCGCGGGCTGGCGGACGGCGCTGATCATCTGCGCGGTCCTGGCCATCGCGGGCGGGCTGATCGCGCTCGGCATCCACAACGGCGTGCTGGCGCCGCCGACTCCCGCGCCTCCGGCCGCGGACGAGTCGCCCCACCTGGGCGAATGCTTCCACTGCGGCGTCGAGGGCCCGCCGACGCACGTCCGCGGCGGCGTCTCCACCTGA
- a CDS encoding MarR family winged helix-turn-helix transcriptional regulator, which yields MTTSVQDTSGRLYLAVGRLSRSLRQAGVPGPGHGAISALATLVHAGQLRLGDLAAKEGVAAATMSRIIASLVEAGYVVRESDPVDRRAWLAKATEEGERLVSGVRSTRVQELNRRLDRLSPEHREALTTALPALEALIADEDR from the coding sequence GTGACCACATCGGTTCAGGACACCTCGGGCAGGTTGTACCTCGCCGTGGGCCGGCTGTCCCGGTCACTGCGCCAGGCCGGTGTGCCGGGCCCCGGGCACGGCGCGATCTCGGCGCTCGCGACGCTGGTCCACGCCGGCCAGCTGCGGCTCGGTGACCTCGCGGCCAAGGAGGGGGTCGCGGCGGCGACCATGTCGCGGATCATCGCGTCGCTGGTCGAGGCCGGGTACGTCGTGCGCGAGTCCGACCCGGTCGACCGGCGGGCGTGGCTGGCGAAGGCCACCGAAGAGGGCGAGCGGCTCGTATCCGGCGTCCGGTCGACGCGCGTCCAGGAGCTGAACCGGCGGCTGGACAGGTTGTCGCCCGAGCACCGTGAGGCCCTGACGACAGCGCTCCCGGCGCTCGAAGCGCTGATCGCCGACGAAGACCGCTAA
- a CDS encoding SIS domain-containing protein yields MMTEQRPGEHMAAEIAQQPDVLAGLVERQAEIAGVAEKISQRPPRFALLAARGSSDHAALYAKYLIEVMLGLPAGLVSPSTATLYGARPDLRDVLFVTVSQSGGSPDLIEVTETARRQGALTVSVTNTPDSPLRAASELGIDIGAGVEKAVAATKTYSATLMALYLLIDAVRGGKAADAEKIGELAQQTLDGSVEGVQRAVDRYRFVDRVLTTGRGYSYASALEGALKLAETSYLAARAYSGADLLHGPVAAVNGETAVLAVTSAGHGGQAMHEVLEAVGKRGADVLAVGSAASEVPAALRIDVAPTVEDLAPILEILPLQRIALGLSLARGGDPDSPRGLLKVTKTR; encoded by the coding sequence ATGATGACCGAACAACGGCCCGGCGAGCACATGGCCGCGGAGATCGCCCAGCAGCCGGACGTCTTGGCCGGACTGGTCGAGCGTCAGGCGGAAATCGCCGGGGTGGCGGAAAAGATCTCACAACGCCCCCCGCGCTTCGCTTTGCTCGCCGCGCGTGGATCGAGTGACCACGCAGCGTTGTATGCGAAGTACCTGATCGAGGTAATGCTCGGCCTTCCGGCTGGTCTTGTCTCCCCGTCCACGGCCACGCTGTACGGCGCGCGGCCCGATTTGCGGGACGTGCTGTTCGTCACGGTCAGCCAGAGTGGCGGCTCGCCTGACCTGATCGAGGTGACCGAGACGGCGCGGCGCCAGGGCGCGCTGACGGTGTCGGTCACCAACACGCCCGACTCGCCGCTGCGCGCGGCGTCGGAGCTCGGCATCGACATCGGCGCCGGGGTCGAGAAGGCCGTCGCCGCGACCAAGACGTACTCCGCCACGCTGATGGCGCTGTACCTGCTGATCGACGCGGTGCGCGGGGGCAAGGCGGCCGACGCCGAGAAGATCGGCGAGCTGGCCCAGCAGACCCTCGACGGCTCCGTCGAGGGCGTCCAGCGCGCGGTCGACCGGTACCGCTTCGTGGACCGCGTCCTCACCACCGGCCGCGGTTACTCCTACGCGTCCGCGCTCGAAGGCGCGCTCAAGCTCGCCGAGACCAGCTACCTCGCCGCCCGCGCGTACAGCGGCGCGGACCTGCTGCACGGCCCGGTCGCGGCGGTGAACGGCGAAACCGCCGTGCTCGCGGTGACCAGCGCCGGGCACGGCGGCCAGGCGATGCACGAGGTCCTCGAGGCCGTCGGCAAGCGCGGCGCGGACGTCCTCGCCGTCGGTTCGGCCGCCTCGGAGGTGCCCGCGGCGCTGCGCATCGACGTCGCGCCGACCGTCGAGGACCTGGCGCCGATCCTGGAGATCCTCCCGCTCCAGCGGATCGCCCTCGGTCTGTCGCTGGCCCGCGGCGGCGACCCGGACAGCCCGCGCGGCCTGCTGAAGGTGACCAAGACCCGGTGA
- the thiS gene encoding sulfur carrier protein ThiS, with product MEIKLNGRWTEFPDDATVADVLDAAGGQRPGIAVAVDGVVVRRGDWATTTVPKGAALDVLTAVQGG from the coding sequence ATGGAGATCAAGCTCAACGGCCGGTGGACGGAGTTCCCGGACGACGCGACCGTCGCCGACGTCCTCGACGCCGCCGGCGGGCAACGGCCCGGGATCGCCGTCGCGGTCGACGGTGTCGTCGTCCGGCGTGGCGACTGGGCCACCACCACCGTGCCCAAGGGCGCGGCGCTCGACGTGCTCACCGCCGTCCAGGGAGGCTGA
- the thiD gene encoding bifunctional hydroxymethylpyrimidine kinase/phosphomethylpyrimidine kinase, which yields MTTSPPTALTIAGSDSGGAAGLQADLRTFLTCGVHGLVAVTAVTVQNTLGVHDRADLPPHIVAGQIEAVAADMGVGAAKTGMLASAEIINAVAAACDKAEIGRDEKIPFVVDPVAASMHGHPLFDNAGLHALRDELLPRATVLTPNLDEVRLLTGMTVKDREGMHTAAVVLHRMGPRYVLVKSGHLQADPECVDLLFDGSTFVELPGERYPTQHTHGAGDTMASALTAGLAKGMSVVEAARYGKWFVSQAVEHAYPMGAKVGPVSAFWRLAPEQR from the coding sequence ATGACCACGAGCCCGCCCACCGCGTTGACCATCGCCGGTTCGGACTCCGGCGGCGCCGCCGGTCTGCAAGCGGATCTGCGCACGTTCCTGACCTGCGGCGTCCACGGCCTGGTCGCGGTCACCGCCGTCACGGTGCAGAACACCCTCGGCGTGCACGACCGCGCGGACCTGCCGCCGCACATCGTGGCCGGGCAGATCGAGGCCGTCGCGGCGGACATGGGGGTCGGCGCGGCCAAGACGGGCATGCTGGCGTCCGCGGAGATCATCAACGCCGTCGCGGCCGCGTGCGACAAGGCGGAGATCGGCCGCGACGAGAAGATCCCGTTCGTCGTCGACCCGGTCGCGGCCTCGATGCACGGCCATCCGCTGTTCGACAACGCCGGCCTGCACGCCCTGCGCGACGAGCTGCTGCCGCGCGCGACGGTGCTCACCCCGAACCTCGACGAGGTCCGCCTGCTGACCGGGATGACCGTGAAGGACCGCGAGGGCATGCACACCGCGGCGGTGGTGCTCCACCGGATGGGCCCGCGCTACGTCCTGGTCAAGAGCGGTCACCTGCAGGCCGACCCGGAGTGCGTCGACCTGCTCTTCGACGGCTCGACGTTCGTCGAGCTGCCGGGCGAGCGCTACCCGACCCAGCACACGCACGGCGCGGGCGACACGATGGCGTCGGCGCTGACCGCGGGCCTGGCGAAGGGCATGTCGGTGGTCGAGGCGGCGCGCTACGGCAAGTGGTTCGTGTCCCAGGCGGTCGAGCACGCCTACCCGATGGGCGCCAAGGTCGGCCCGGTCTCGGCCTTCTGGCGGCTGGCACCCGAACAGCGCTGA
- a CDS encoding GntR family transcriptional regulator: MLDTTTAGEAGAVAGMRGQREPKYWALKQHLLDLLDVLPPGSPIPTERALAGEFTVSRTTVRQALADLTAEGRLHRVQGKGTFAAEPKLAQRLQLSSYTEDMRKQGLKPSSKLLEVEELPVEGDLAKLLGIRTGAKILRLRRLRLADSQPMALETTHLPLGRFRGLRKHVSAGASLYAVLREHYGVELERAEETIETSLAGPQEAEMLGADVGMPVLMLTRHSFATDGKPVEFARAIYRGDRYKFVTTLMP; this comes from the coding sequence ATGTTGGACACCACCACCGCGGGCGAGGCGGGTGCCGTCGCCGGGATGCGCGGTCAGCGAGAGCCCAAGTACTGGGCACTGAAACAGCACCTGCTGGACCTGCTCGACGTGCTGCCGCCCGGGTCGCCGATCCCGACGGAACGCGCGCTCGCCGGGGAGTTCACGGTCTCCCGCACCACCGTGCGCCAGGCGCTGGCCGACCTCACCGCCGAGGGCCGGCTGCACCGTGTGCAGGGAAAAGGCACTTTCGCGGCCGAGCCGAAGCTCGCGCAGCGGCTGCAGTTGTCCTCCTACACCGAGGACATGCGCAAGCAGGGCCTGAAGCCGTCGTCCAAGCTCCTGGAAGTCGAGGAGCTGCCGGTCGAAGGCGATCTGGCGAAACTGCTCGGAATCCGGACGGGTGCGAAAATTCTTCGCCTTCGACGGCTTCGACTGGCGGACTCGCAGCCGATGGCGCTCGAGACGACCCACCTGCCGCTGGGCCGCTTCCGCGGGTTGCGCAAGCACGTCTCGGCGGGCGCGTCGTTGTACGCCGTTCTGCGTGAGCACTACGGCGTCGAGCTGGAACGCGCGGAGGAGACGATCGAGACGTCGCTCGCCGGGCCGCAGGAAGCGGAGATGCTCGGGGCGGACGTCGGCATGCCGGTGCTGATGCTGACCCGGCACTCGTTCGCCACCGACGGCAAGCCGGTGGAGTTCGCCCGCGCGATCTACCGGGGGGACCGCTACAAGTTCGTCACGACTCTGATGCCGTAA
- the thiO gene encoding glycine oxidase ThiO — protein MTNTLAVVGAGVIGLSAAWRAAANGHAVTVYDPEPVRGGASWLAGGMLAPVTEAWPGEEDVLALGEESLRRWPGFAHDLGREGVDPGLAEHGTLVVAFDSADAGHLDILAGYLHSLGRAAERLTGREAKRLEPGVGSVRSGLHVPGDLAVDNRKLLNALYAACVNHQVRFVRERVETTPDADAVVLAAGAWTGRLHPQLADAVRPLKGEILRLKPRRGCLPPPTRTVRAVVEGRPIYLVPRGDQELVLGATQYEAGFDRAVTARGVRELIEGAECVFPAITEYELAETAAGLRAGSRDALPYLGVLDDGVYAATGHHRNGLLLAPVTADAVVAWLEGAKPPEGVEAASPARLHQKEHV, from the coding sequence ATGACGAACACCTTGGCCGTGGTCGGCGCCGGCGTGATCGGCCTGTCCGCGGCGTGGCGCGCGGCCGCGAACGGCCACGCGGTCACCGTTTACGACCCCGAACCCGTGCGCGGCGGCGCGTCCTGGCTGGCCGGCGGGATGCTCGCCCCCGTCACCGAGGCCTGGCCGGGCGAGGAAGACGTCCTCGCCCTCGGCGAAGAGTCCCTGCGCCGCTGGCCCGGCTTCGCCCACGACCTCGGCCGAGAGGGCGTCGATCCCGGCTTGGCCGAGCACGGGACGCTGGTCGTCGCCTTCGACAGCGCCGACGCCGGCCACCTCGACATCCTCGCCGGCTACCTGCACTCCCTCGGCCGCGCGGCCGAACGCCTGACCGGGCGCGAGGCCAAGCGGCTCGAACCCGGCGTCGGGTCCGTCCGAAGTGGACTCCACGTGCCCGGTGACCTGGCTGTGGACAACCGGAAACTGCTCAACGCGCTCTACGCGGCTTGCGTCAACCACCAAGTCCGGTTCGTCCGCGAACGCGTCGAAACGACCCCGGACGCCGACGCCGTCGTGCTCGCCGCCGGCGCCTGGACCGGGCGGCTGCACCCCCAGCTCGCCGACGCCGTCCGCCCGCTCAAGGGCGAGATCCTCCGCCTGAAACCCCGCCGCGGCTGCCTGCCGCCGCCGACGCGCACCGTCCGGGCCGTCGTCGAAGGCCGGCCGATCTACCTCGTTCCGCGCGGTGACCAGGAGCTCGTCCTCGGCGCGACGCAGTACGAAGCGGGCTTCGACCGGGCCGTCACCGCGCGCGGCGTCCGCGAGCTGATCGAGGGCGCCGAGTGCGTTTTCCCCGCGATCACCGAGTACGAGCTGGCCGAGACGGCCGCGGGCCTGCGCGCCGGCAGCCGCGACGCGCTGCCGTACCTCGGTGTCCTGGACGACGGCGTCTACGCCGCGACCGGGCACCACCGCAACGGCCTGCTGCTGGCCCCCGTGACCGCGGACGCCGTGGTCGCCTGGCTCGAAGGCGCGAAGCCGCCCGAAGGCGTCGAAGCGGCTTCGCCCGCTCGCTTGCACCAGAAGGAGCACGTGTGA
- a CDS encoding winged helix-turn-helix transcriptional regulator, whose product MTGGAQITQGEAKPRYEVFHTGCAAREVVDHVTSRWGIWVLISLQSNDLRFFELRESIEGISEKMLAQSLRALVRDGLIWRRVEPTTPPQVTYGLTEFGREVGEPLEELFDRITRRLPPPA is encoded by the coding sequence GTGACCGGAGGCGCGCAGATCACCCAGGGCGAGGCCAAGCCGCGGTATGAGGTGTTTCACACCGGCTGCGCCGCGCGCGAGGTGGTCGACCACGTCACCAGCCGGTGGGGCATCTGGGTGCTGATCTCCTTGCAGAGCAACGACCTCAGGTTCTTCGAGCTGCGCGAAAGCATCGAAGGCATCAGCGAGAAGATGCTCGCCCAGTCCCTGCGGGCACTGGTCCGGGACGGCCTGATCTGGCGGCGGGTCGAGCCGACCACGCCGCCCCAGGTCACCTACGGGCTGACCGAGTTCGGCCGCGAGGTCGGCGAGCCGCTGGAAGAGCTCTTCGACCGGATCACCCGGCGGCTGCCACCGCCCGCTTAG
- a CDS encoding thiazole synthase, with amino-acid sequence MDEEPLVIGTHKLSSRLIIGTGGAANLAVLERALVASGTELTTVAMRRADAEGGSGVLELLRRLGIELLPNTAGCRTAAEAVLTARLAREALGTDLIKLEVHADDRTLLPDPVETLDAAGQLAADGFTVFAYTNDDPVLALRLEEAGCAAVMPLGAPIGTGLGIRNPHNIELIVSRAGVPVILDAGIGTASDATLAMELGCDAVLLSTAVTRASDPERMAAAMRSAVVAGRLARGAGRVPQRFWAQASSPPR; translated from the coding sequence GTGGACGAAGAACCGCTGGTCATCGGCACGCACAAGCTGTCGTCACGGCTGATCATCGGCACCGGCGGCGCGGCGAACCTCGCCGTGCTCGAACGCGCGCTGGTCGCGTCCGGCACCGAGCTGACCACCGTCGCGATGCGCCGCGCCGACGCCGAAGGCGGCTCCGGCGTGCTGGAACTGCTCCGGCGCCTCGGGATCGAGCTGCTGCCGAACACCGCGGGCTGCCGCACGGCCGCCGAAGCCGTGCTCACCGCGCGGCTGGCGCGCGAGGCCCTCGGTACCGATCTGATCAAGCTCGAAGTCCACGCGGACGACCGGACGCTGCTCCCGGACCCCGTGGAAACCCTCGACGCGGCCGGGCAGCTGGCCGCCGACGGGTTCACCGTGTTCGCCTACACGAACGACGACCCGGTGCTCGCGCTGCGCCTGGAGGAGGCCGGCTGCGCGGCCGTGATGCCGCTGGGCGCGCCGATCGGCACCGGCCTCGGGATCCGGAATCCGCACAACATCGAGCTGATCGTTTCGCGGGCGGGCGTGCCGGTGATCCTCGACGCCGGAATCGGCACCGCGTCGGACGCCACGCTGGCGATGGAGCTCGGCTGTGACGCCGTCCTGCTGTCCACCGCGGTCACCCGGGCCAGTGATCCCGAGCGGATGGCCGCGGCGATGCGGTCGGCCGTCGTCGCCGGGCGGCTGGCCCGGGGCGCCGGGCGGGTGCCGCAGCGCTTCTGGGCGCAGGCGTCGAGCCCGCCGCGCTGA
- the thiE gene encoding thiamine phosphate synthase — protein MPALSGDKIRARLDAARLYLCTDARTARGDLASFADAALSGGVDIIQLRDKTGALEAAGEIAALEVLAEACARHGALLSVNDRADVALAVGADVLHLGQDDIPVPLARRILGNDVVIGRSTHSVDQASAVASEPGVDYFCTGPCWPTPTKPGRSAPGLDLVRSTSAAAPSRPWFAIGGIDVPRLPEVLAAGASRIVVVRAITEAEDPAAAARELRSHLV, from the coding sequence ATGCCCGCCCTCTCCGGTGACAAGATCCGCGCCCGGCTCGACGCCGCGCGCCTGTACCTGTGCACGGACGCCCGAACGGCCCGTGGCGACCTGGCGTCCTTCGCGGACGCGGCGTTGTCCGGCGGCGTCGACATCATCCAGCTGCGCGACAAGACGGGCGCCTTGGAAGCCGCGGGCGAGATCGCGGCGCTGGAGGTGCTGGCGGAGGCGTGCGCCCGCCACGGCGCGCTGCTGTCGGTGAACGACCGGGCGGACGTCGCCCTGGCGGTCGGCGCGGACGTGCTGCACCTGGGCCAGGACGACATCCCGGTCCCCCTGGCCCGCCGCATCCTCGGCAACGACGTGGTGATCGGCCGTTCGACGCACTCTGTTGACCAGGCTTCCGCCGTGGCTTCCGAACCGGGGGTGGACTACTTCTGCACGGGCCCGTGCTGGCCCACCCCGACCAAGCCGGGCCGCTCGGCACCAGGCCTGGACCTGGTCCGTTCGACGTCGGCCGCCGCGCCTTCACGGCCGTGGTTCGCCATCGGCGGCATCGACGTCCCGCGGCTGCCGGAGGTCCTGGCGGCCGGGGCTTCCCGGATCGTGGTGGTCCGGGCGATCACGGAGGCGGAGGACCCCGCCGCCGCGGCTCGCGAACTGCGGTCCCACCTGGTCTGA
- a CDS encoding ion transporter, translating to MTGRERVAMFLEDRRFQNFIIAVIVFNAVTLGMETSTSLIDGYGGLLHTLDHIALGIFVTELLAKFYAYRGAFFRDNWNVFDLLVVGIAVIPATGPFAVLRSLRVLRVLRLISVVPSMRKVVSGLLAAIPGMASIAALLGLIIFVAGVMATKLFGVISPENFGDLGTSLFTLFQVMTGEAWPDIAKEIMRQAPMAWIFFVVYILVSSFAVLNLFIAVVVSGMEDELRQDIREEEAKQAATQAEANREILEELRAVRAELAELRRENAA from the coding sequence TTGACCGGGCGTGAACGGGTGGCGATGTTCCTCGAGGACCGCCGCTTCCAGAACTTCATCATCGCGGTGATCGTGTTCAACGCGGTCACCCTCGGCATGGAGACGTCGACGTCGCTGATCGACGGCTACGGCGGCCTCCTGCACACCCTCGACCACATCGCGCTCGGCATCTTCGTCACCGAGCTGCTGGCGAAGTTCTACGCCTACCGCGGCGCGTTCTTCCGGGACAACTGGAACGTCTTCGACCTGCTGGTCGTCGGCATCGCGGTGATCCCGGCGACCGGGCCGTTCGCCGTGCTGCGGTCGTTGCGCGTGCTCCGGGTGCTGCGGCTGATCTCCGTCGTGCCGTCGATGCGGAAGGTCGTCTCCGGGCTGCTCGCGGCGATCCCCGGCATGGCGTCGATCGCCGCGCTGCTCGGGCTGATCATCTTCGTCGCGGGCGTGATGGCCACCAAGCTGTTCGGCGTCATCTCGCCGGAGAACTTCGGCGACCTCGGGACGTCGTTGTTCACGTTGTTCCAGGTGATGACCGGCGAGGCGTGGCCGGACATCGCGAAGGAGATCATGCGGCAGGCGCCGATGGCCTGGATCTTCTTCGTCGTCTACATCCTCGTCTCCAGCTTCGCGGTGCTGAACCTCTTCATCGCCGTCGTGGTCAGCGGCATGGAAGACGAGCTGCGGCAGGACATCCGCGAGGAGGAGGCCAAACAGGCCGCCACCCAGGCCGAAGCGAACCGCGAGATCCTCGAAGAGCTCCGCGCCGTGCGCGCGGAGCTCGCCGAGCTGCGGCGGGAGAACGCCGCTTAG